TTAAGGCCACAGTAAGTCTTTGTGACAATTACACTTTTAGAGTGTACCTTCCTATTTAAACAATATGTTAAAGGTTTATGAACTATGAGGATCGATTATCATTTTCAGAATTATATGGTTATTTGGTATGACTCAAGGACTAAACTGTGAGGAAAAACCAGGAACTAAGTCCTCTGATTAACCACTTGGTGGAACTCCTGCAGACACCCGGCTCACTACTGTGCAGCATTGGTGACAGGCCGCAGCTGCTTGCCCAGCACATGAAGCTGACAGGGATGGATGTCTGTTTGATTCCTGGCTGTTTCCCACCGATTGTTTGCAACACTGAAGTAAATGAACAGCCAGCAGGAAAATCCAAGTGAGCCGAGCACCTGCACAGCCCACAGATTTGTCCTTGATTAATATGAGGAAGCAGCAGAACCCTGGGCCACAAGAACCCTGAAAAGAGGGTAAGGGGTGCCGATCAGCCACTGCTCCAGGCATATCCAAcactctaagcctcagtttcctcgtgTGCTGTACCTGCCCCTTGGCAAAGTACCAAAAGGAACTGAGTTATATAATCATGTGACATAATGAGAGGAGGCTgtaaaaaaaggcaaaaatgaactatttttataaaacatcCACTCCTGCATCCACAGGCCAAACATAAAGTCCAGGTGCTCTGAATGGGAGGAAAAGGTCACGTGGCCTTGAGACAGTAGGCGAGAAACTGATGAAAGGTGGCATGACGGACCTCACAGAGCCTTAAAAAATTCAGTGCTGTAACTGTAGATTTTAAAGAAGGGTCCGAGCACTGCATTTTAAACCACAAAATCTGTGATCTACTTCTTCTATTACCTAGTGTTTACTTTCAAGAGAGTGGGGTATTGGCAAGGATATTAATAGTTCTGTAGAAGGCTTATCATGCCAGACTGGGTATTGTACAGATAAGAAGCCCCTTGGGCCTTTATAACCAGATCTCCTGGGAATAAAGTTCAAACCACAGCTAATAATTGGGAATTCCACTTAGAATATTACATGTCACCTACCAACACGTCTGCACTTTGCAGTCTTTCGCTTGTAGACAGACAGTGCTTCACACTTTTCCTCTGAGGTTTTCCATCAGTGGGATCTTCTTTTTGCTCCTGTTCCGTTATTTTCAGCTGCTCTGAGGCTGTGCATCTGAAACCGTCAGTACCTTCGCTGAAGTCACTCCCTGTGCTGAGCTGACTGCTTTGCTCACAGGTCTGTGATCTTTTTGCGTCTTTATTTGAACAATTAGTTTTGTACTTATTGAAACAGTCAGACATTTCCGACATAGTAACTTTTATTCTTGAGTCAATACCTTTTGAGTCATCACATTGGAGATGACTGAGAGATCCTGGGTTATAAttctcatcttttattttctccGTACATTTATTTGTGCAAATCTGTTTGTCAATACTGTTGCAATGTGAACACTGTTTCTCAATTTCATGGCTCATTTCTTGCTCCTTAAGTTGTGATTTACAAGGTGTACTTTCCAATCTGCTAATCAAACCCAAGTTACTTTCATTGCAGAGAGTCATATTAGAGGAAGTTAGTAAGCCAGCAGCCTTGTTCTGCGGCTCCTGCCTGGTGCTGTGGGTGATGTCATCAGGATGCTTCTGATGCTGAGTTCTTACTTCATGCTTCAGAGACTTTTCCTGAAGATTGTATTTGGAAGAAATGAAGCATTTACTAGGTTTGGGGCTTTTCCCatcccctctgtctcccagtaAGGACACTTCTGtatgagaagcagaaacagagtcACTATCTCTGTTCTTCTTCCACAAGGCTTTGTCATCATAGGAACTCCTGATCACTTTAGAAGGAATGGAATTGGAGTCGTGCTTGCTGAATGCAGGACGGGGAATGTGAGCTGTGGGGTCGATGTGTTCCAAGTGCTGTGCAATCCTGGCTATGACGTCCTGCCGCTCCTGGAGCAAAGAGCCGATCAGCGGGTTTGCCTCCCCAGCAGACTGGCGAGAGTAAGGGCTGTGAGAGGTGCAGGTCTCTCCTGGAGTAGTTTCCGACTTCCCTCTCACTTTCCCCTCATTGGTGTCCTCTGTGGAGCTAATCTCTGGGCTCCCAAAAGAGACTGAGAATGCTTCTTTGCATCTTCTGACACTCTCGCTTTCTTGGGGAACTCGGTGAAGCTTTGCACTAAGTGAAGTGGACTCCTGGGTGCTGAAGGGGTGTTCAGACATGCGAGAGGAGCTGGGGTCACAGTGAATCAGGTGCTGAGCAATCCTGGCAATGACTTCTTGTCGATCCTGAATCAAGGAGTCGATTAAAGGGTTAGGCTCCCCCACTGACTGCCGGGAGCTCTGACAGCTGGAGACACTGGAATCGATCGCAGAGAGTGATTTCAAAGTTCTCACTGACGCCTCCTGTGACCTTACTTCTCCTGTGGTGCCACCGAAGCCCAGGACACTGGCCTGAGATGCCCCGTGGTCAGACTTGCTGCCCGCACCTGGGCAGAGCCTGACATTTCTAATGGCTGCAGAGTACTCAGGAGTCAAGATACTTCTTACATGCAGGGCACTCACGGGTGCCATGGTCCACGTGTGTTTGCTACACAGACCCTGTGAGCTGCTGGGACAGCGGTGCTCTATTTCACCAGGGCCACGGTGTTGATAGGCCTTTAGCTCCTGCTCTTGAATTCTCTTCTCATAAAGAATGTTAGTATGAATACTACAGGTCAAAACCGGATAATGAGCTTGTCTGGGTAGGGACTGAACGCTGACTTTCAAGGCCACGTTGTGAGAGACGTTGGGAACAGGAAACACATGCTCAGTTGGAGTCTGTGAAAAACTCCACTGCAAGTCGACATCAGCAGCACTGATTCTAGAGCCAAACAACACAGGTTAGTCACAGCTGCCCTCGGACTCTCTAAGTCACTTGAGGATAAAAAGCAATCCTATACTCAGCTCTGCACTAACTCCCACCAGTCCACCATGCACATCACCGATAAACCAACTCACACGGCACAACAGACTGCACTTGGaagaaggtttgtttttattactttgttcTTTAAGAAAGAGTTTCatagccaggcggcggtggtggtgcacatctttaatcccagcactcggaggcagaggcaggaggatctctgagttcgaggatagcctggtttacagagtaagttctaggacagccaggatcacacagagaaactctgtcccccaaaacaaaaataaaaacaaaacaaacagacagaatttcactctgtagcccaggatgtcctggaatttactatgtagcacaggttggTTTCAAACTTGTAATGATCCTCCTACTTTAGCCTtctgtgggattacaggcataagccactgtgcccagctgagGTATCTTTTTAagaactcaaaaagaaaatgtaaacactAAAAGAATATTATGATTTAATCATATTtaccaaaatagaaagaaaaaaaggactttgtgtttattattaaataagtGGGTTCTGTTCATTTTATTGAGCAAGATAATTTAGAGACTGTCACCTGcataaagaaataacaaatcGCTTTGCAGTGTGCATGTTtatttatgcacacacaaaatacataatcacacacacatgcacataggaactcacacatgcaaatatacaataacacacatacatgcacataggaactcacacacacaaacacatgtacttttttttttttttttttaagattttgctCAAGTTCAAACTCACTTCTCCTAGCCTAAGCATCCTAGCATCTCCTAGCATCCTAAGTAGCTTGGCGCTGTGGGCACACAGCACTATGTCCCACAATGTTTATGTGTTTTAGATAGAAAACTCCAGGTCATCAATAGAAGTCACAAACCCAGGTGACCTCTGTTTCCACTTCATCATGACATTAAGGCTGGATCGCCTTCCTAAACTAAGCTTTCGAAACCTTCCTCTACACCAAATTTAACCCACCAAGCCATCCTAATGAGATTTAATTCAACAAGATTACCCATATAATAGAACTCTCTTAACTTGTTTTGAGAAAAACCTCAACCTTTACTGattttcatttacaaatgaaggaaatGTGCTTGTGAGAGCTAAGACACCACTCTGCACTGTCCCTTCCCACCCTGGACATACCTGTAAAGAATATTTCGTGGAATAGCACCATGAGAAACACTCAGCCAAGCACTTAactgagaaaaaaacacaaatgatcgGACAGCCAGCAGAAGTGCCTTCTCTTCGATGAATCGGTCGCCATTCCTAAGGGGAGGAAGAAGGTACAATCACATGTCAGCAAATATGGAGTGACTGCTTTTGCAGGAGATAAGCGGGAACAAGCATCTCCTGGGACGTGTGCTCTGAGAGTGCACACATGCACTTCCTAATGTCACTTGGTGTCATAAGTACACAGTAAGCATCTCAACTCTACTACATGAAAAAGAGGGATTCAGAGACGTGCTACAGTATTCCAGAAGGTGTAGGAGGTCTTGGAAACCTTGACACCAAGTTTAACAACTTACTGTCGGGGAACTGGCTCCAAGATCCACCTCTCCAGTAACAGTGCATCCTGCTTGATGGCGGGGTCGTTCAGGTCCAGGCCCTCGGTGCTAGGGCCCTCATCACTGTAGCAGCAGTCTGGCAGGAGCATCACTTCCACCATGATTGGAAGATTGTTTTTCCACAACAGCGTGACCTCAGATCTGGTCCGTCTGGCTTGGCGACActtgagagaaaatgaaaataaacaaatgtctcAATGACTGCtctaattttgtatttaaatttcaaaactgtAATTGCAGACATCTGCATAAGAAGCGTGACCTATATGGGAGTGCTTGCTCAGGTCTGGCGGACTCACTTTCTTGTTAAATGATGCACTCCAGATAGAAAGCTCTGTGCACAGGGCTCAGGGTAGAGGTTTGGGCTGCACAGTTTCTGGGGAAGGGCAATTTTGCTCTACTTTATGGGAAAGAATGTCAAATACAATGTCTGACAGGTCTCTGAGTATTCCCAGTGTGCCTACTTTGTCAATTTCATCAGTTCATAGGAAAGATTCTGAAACCTAAAGaccaaaatactaaaaaaaattcattttcaatcaacaatcaaaaaaaaaaaaaacaagatgattttttaaagattttttttttaagtttaaaaattagagtgctggagagatggctcagcatttgggagcactggctgctcttccagaggacccaggttcgattcccagcacccacacggtgactcactcacaactatctgaaattctagttccaagggatcagatgctctcttctggcttctgtgagcacccAGCATTcaagtagtacacagacatacacacaggtaaaacacttgtatatactaaataaaattaaaaaaaaaaaatttaagccaggcagtgatagtgccacacgcctttaatcccagcacttgggaggcagagtcaggtggttctctgagttcgaggccagcctgatctacagaatgagttccaggacagccaggactacatagagaaaccctgtctgaaaatagcaacaacaacaataaaaaatttaaagtttaaaaatatatttaagggggcaggagagatggctcagaggttaagagcactgactgcccttccagaggacctgggttcaattcccagcattgacatggcagctcacacctgtctgtaaacCAGATTCAGGGGACCTAACATTCCCacctagacatacatgcaaagcaccaatgcacataaaataaaaagaaaaaatttaaaaaagaaaaattatagggGAAACAGGTAAAGTAGGAAAACCATTGTAACAGTTTATCTAATGGATAAGAACATAAAAGGGAAGGGTCAGGGTAACTCCACAACTAAAGAAAAGCGAGTCACAGCCACCAGGGTTGCCAACCTCCCTTCCTCTCAGTGAGGTCACCTACTGCACTTTCAAGCACCTGCTTGACACAAAAATCACTGTGACAGAGCAGCAGGGATGCAAAAATTGGAACCAGTTTACAAAAACGATGAACCCCAGCAGCAATGGAACCCGAACCGGTTCACAAAGGACGGACGAACCCCAACAGCTCACCTGGGCCAGCTTGTCGCTGCACTCATGTCTAGCTGTCCCTGGGAAGCGCGACTGCGCTGGAGGACAGTGGAAGCTCTCAGCACGACCTTTCACGGAGCACTCGGGTGTCCGTCCTTCTGTTATCAGCAAGGCCAGAGAAACCAAGAACTCCTCTGCGTCATACTCAAAATACTcgtccagggcatctgacattaaaaaaaaaaaaggaaaattctgcATTGTATTAAAAATTCCATCACTTGaattaatcacattttttttacagtgttttgtttatttatctgtctttgtgggattgaacccagggctatACATATACTAAGCCAGTACTTTGCCATGCTAACAagtgctctacaactgagctatatccctagttcattaatttttaattaattaattaattaattaattagttgtagatagggtctcatgtagcccaggttggccttgagtcCACAAGTGGTAGGTagaggttggtcttgaactcctaacctccctgcctctggctccattttttttttttttttttttgagacagggtttctctgtatagccttggctgtcctggaattcactctttagcccaggctggccttgaactcagagatccgcctgcctctgctgggattaaaggcatacaccactgcctggcctgcctctggctcttatgggctgagattacaggtgtgcagctCTATGCCTGGCGACTCCAGCTTACTCTGTCACTGAGATACACCTCTAGCCCTAAAGTACCTAACAGGAGTTCATGTGAGCTGGGCGCAATGggacatgcctataatcacagcactcagaaggctaagacaggagaaCTTCTgtaagtttgtggccagcctgggctacacagtgagttacgGGCTACTACTGGTTACAAagcaagatcccatctcaaaaatccaaaactaacgccccccccccaaaaaaaaacccaaaccattaCCTCCAACTAATAATAACTTAGTTATCTCTAACTAAGGGTAGTAAGTAGTCTAGGTCTAAAACCCGagcactgaggaagctgaggccgcAGGATGACAGCTAACACTTAGTGACTTAATTGCCATCAAGTGTCACCAGCACTAAGTACCCCCTCTAAGTAAGCTCAGTTCTCAGATCACTGCAGGGTGAGGACTCCTACCTGCATCTTACAGCCAATCAAGCCAAGGGGTGAGCTGGCCCACACTCACCCCAGACAATCTGCAACGTGGACAGACGTCTGGCTCCAGAAACTAGGCTCTTAACCACCATAATAATGCTGTGTTCACTGTGACTATGAAATCTATTACATactttgtttcatatatatatatatatatatatatatatatatatatatatgacctacACTTTTATTCATTTGGTATTATTGTGATACAGAAATTTCTGTATTTCTGGAAATGGGACTATAAATTATAATAATGTGCTGATTGGAAGAGAGGGTCTCAAATCTCCTTTGGGAATGAAATTAGGTCATAAATCAAGGGTGTTCACAGATAATCCTATAGATATACAATCATACTTCCTACCTTTAAATTtttgattacatttattaatttacttgtgtgtgtgtgccgtgtatatgtatgtgtaggcatgtgtgccGGTACCTATGGAGCAGGGGTGT
Above is a genomic segment from Peromyscus leucopus breed LL Stock chromosome 14, UCI_PerLeu_2.1, whole genome shotgun sequence containing:
- the Fam214a gene encoding protein FAM214A isoform X2, which translates into the protein MKPDRDALDEYFEYDAEEFLVSLALLITEGRTPECSVKGRAESFHCPPAQSRFPGTARHECSDKLAQCRQARRTRSEVTLLWKNNLPIMVEVMLLPDCCYSDEGPSTEGLDLNDPAIKQDALLLERWILEPVPRQNGDRFIEEKALLLAVRSFVFFSQLSAWLSVSHGAIPRNILYRISAADVDLQWSFSQTPTEHVFPVPNVSHNVALKVSVQSLPRQAHYPVLTCSIHTNILYEKRIQEQELKAYQHRGPGEIEHRCPSSSQGLCSKHTWTMAPVSALHVRSILTPEYSAAIRNVRLCPGAGSKSDHGASQASVLGFGGTTGEVRSQEASVRTLKSLSAIDSSVSSCQSSRQSVGEPNPLIDSLIQDRQEVIARIAQHLIHCDPSSSRMSEHPFSTQESTSLSAKLHRVPQESESVRRCKEAFSVSFGSPEISSTEDTNEGKVRGKSETTPGETCTSHSPYSRQSAGEANPLIGSLLQERQDVIARIAQHLEHIDPTAHIPRPAFSKHDSNSIPSKVIRSSYDDKALWKKNRDSDSVSASHTEVSLLGDRGDGKSPKPSKCFISSKYNLQEKSLKHEVRTQHQKHPDDITHSTRQEPQNKAAGLLTSSNMTLCNESNLGLISRLESTPCKSQLKEQEMSHEIEKQCSHCNSIDKQICTNKCTEKIKDENYNPGSLSHLQCDDSKGIDSRIKVTMSEMSDCFNKYKTNCSNKDAKRSQTCEQSSQLSTGSDFSEGTDGFRCTASEQLKITEQEQKEDPTDGKPQRKSVKHCLSTSERLQSADVLRDTLKHPSVWRKHNFHSLDGTSTRAFHPQTGLPLLSSPVPQRKTQSGCFDLDTSLLHLRSLSSRSSRPCLNIEEDPDVHEKPFLSSSAPPVTSLSLLGNFEESVLNYRLDPLGIVDGFTAEVGASGTFCPTHLTLPVEVSFYSVSDDNAPSPYMGVITLESLGKRGYRVPPSGTIQVTLFNPNKTVVKMFVVMYDLRGMPANHQTFLRQRTFSVPVKQEMKRSINRESVQHTAQLLRYLIHLRFQSSKSGKIYLHRDVRLLFSRKSMEVDSGAAYELKSYTESPTNPQFSPRC
- the Fam214a gene encoding protein FAM214A isoform X1, yielding MVFSGNKGLRRQDALDEYFEYDAEEFLVSLALLITEGRTPECSVKGRAESFHCPPAQSRFPGTARHECSDKLAQCRQARRTRSEVTLLWKNNLPIMVEVMLLPDCCYSDEGPSTEGLDLNDPAIKQDALLLERWILEPVPRQNGDRFIEEKALLLAVRSFVFFSQLSAWLSVSHGAIPRNILYRISAADVDLQWSFSQTPTEHVFPVPNVSHNVALKVSVQSLPRQAHYPVLTCSIHTNILYEKRIQEQELKAYQHRGPGEIEHRCPSSSQGLCSKHTWTMAPVSALHVRSILTPEYSAAIRNVRLCPGAGSKSDHGASQASVLGFGGTTGEVRSQEASVRTLKSLSAIDSSVSSCQSSRQSVGEPNPLIDSLIQDRQEVIARIAQHLIHCDPSSSRMSEHPFSTQESTSLSAKLHRVPQESESVRRCKEAFSVSFGSPEISSTEDTNEGKVRGKSETTPGETCTSHSPYSRQSAGEANPLIGSLLQERQDVIARIAQHLEHIDPTAHIPRPAFSKHDSNSIPSKVIRSSYDDKALWKKNRDSDSVSASHTEVSLLGDRGDGKSPKPSKCFISSKYNLQEKSLKHEVRTQHQKHPDDITHSTRQEPQNKAAGLLTSSNMTLCNESNLGLISRLESTPCKSQLKEQEMSHEIEKQCSHCNSIDKQICTNKCTEKIKDENYNPGSLSHLQCDDSKGIDSRIKVTMSEMSDCFNKYKTNCSNKDAKRSQTCEQSSQLSTGSDFSEGTDGFRCTASEQLKITEQEQKEDPTDGKPQRKSVKHCLSTSERLQSADVLRDTLKHPSVWRKHNFHSLDGTSTRAFHPQTGLPLLSSPVPQRKTQSGCFDLDTSLLHLRSLSSRSSRPCLNIEEDPDVHEKPFLSSSAPPVTSLSLLGNFEESVLNYRLDPLGIVDGFTAEVGASGTFCPTHLTLPVEVSFYSVSDDNAPSPYMGVITLESLGKRGYRVPPSGTIQVTLFNPNKTVVKMFVVMYDLRGMPANHQTFLRQRTFSVPVKQEMKRSINRESVQHTAQLLRYLIHLRFQSSKSGKIYLHRDVRLLFSRKSMEVDSGAAYELKSYTESPTNPQFSPRC